The Procambarus clarkii isolate CNS0578487 chromosome 68, FALCON_Pclarkii_2.0, whole genome shotgun sequence genomic interval cagttTCTGTTTTCATTGAAGTAAATGAGGTAATCACTTCGTAAAAAAAGAAATAGTCAATGTAAAACGGATCACAATAAAATATAAATCACTGCGAGTATTTATTCCTCATACGGTATATCCAGGTTCTGAGGGCTTCAGTGGATTTCCTGCGTCTACGTTTTGGTCTCATGAAAAAAGCGTGGAAGTCGGCGTAGGGCACAGAGCCGGGGATGTCGTCGCCCAAGTAATAGTCCCAGCACTCGTAATAACGATTGATGCTTGCAACATCTATACGAGCAAAGCCATTACCTTTTCCCGGTTCCCCAGGAAAGTCCCTGTTGAGTGTTATAGTGGATCCAAACTCGCTGCCCTTGGTGAAGGCATAGATGGAATAATGCATGACGCTGTTGTATTGATAGGGAAGACCCAGTGTACTCAGGTAGTCTGCCTTACCCGTGACCTTGCTGAAACTACGGCTTTTTCCTTTCCCAATATTTGTAAAATTGATAGTCACATACTCATCACGATCTACTCTAGACTGGTGATGATTGAAACCAAGGCCGTGGGACAGCTCATGTAAGATTACGCTTATGGAGTAAAAGCAACCAGGAGAGAAGTTTGCATCTTGAAAGCCGCGGTCCTGGTTCTGGAATCCAAGGTGTGCAAAACACCCATCTTTACTTCTAGAGGTGATCCTCAAGTAGTACTCGTCCGTGTCAGTCGTGTTGTAGAAATAAAGACACGTTAATTTATTGAACATGGCAATCCCTTCATGCACCATCTCCTCTTTCAGAGGGGGACGTTCTTTGTCTATCATTACCGGGATCACATTTTCTGGCCAGCGTTTTTTGAGATACCGTGCCATGTATcgtttttctttttctccttgCGTTTTTTTCCTCTTTTTTGCTTCTTTTTCGTTTGATCGTTCGTCACTGAGGGGCTTGAGGTTGTCTCTGGAAAAGCTCTCCTGTAGGCGGTCGTCCAGAGGGAGGGTGTCCTGGAAACGGACGTCCTGGATGCGGGCGTCCTGGAGGCGGCCGTCCTGGAGGCGGCTGTCCTGGAGGCGGCTGTCCTGGAGGCGGCCGTCCTGGAGGCGGCCGTCCTGGAGGCGGTCGTCCTGGAGGCGGCCGTCCTGGAGGCGGCTGTCCTGCGTGTGGTCCATCAAGACGAGGGAGGAGCCGCCTGCAGGAGCGGCTGTCCCgagaccaaccaacactgccgccCAGGCGACCACCACCAACTTGTTCACCAACATCGCAAATTTATGCATATATATCATAtgcaataaatatttatataatttaaaataaCCAAATTTGGTAagcttttcagattaaaattgaaATGACAGATAATTATAGATTAAACTGGAGGTAACAAGAGTCTCAAGGCGCAGTGCTCGTCGACGTCGACAGCACAGAATTTCAGGGTTCGAGTCTCATTGCAGGACAGAGACGTTTGGGCAACATTTTCTTTCACGTACCAGTAAATAAGGTACTCGGGacctaggcaactgttgtgggttgcatcctggagagcGTCAGCAGTTGTCTCAATGAGTACAggtttcctgtccccgacaatgggAAACCAAATGGTTGCTATTGACAGAGCCTACTTGAGGAAAATGTTGGTACATGTACTACCGGTATAATGCTCGGTAATAGCTACGCTGCAAGACATGTAATATATACGTAGCAATAAATGATAGAGCACTGAATTACCTGTGATATCCATATGAGGCAATATCTGTGAGATCCATGATGCAAGGCCtttaagaataatgaaagaacgtTACCAACGCCTTTGTAACGTCTTCACAGAGGTGTCTGTGAAGACGTCAAAGGAGGGCGGAAGAAGGCGCCAGGGGACTGAACCCCGAAAAgaaccgaagaggaagccggcgacacaGTCAATGCAGGGCTATTGGATTCCGCACCCAGCGGTCGAAGCAGTGGCGATAGGGCTGCTCCAGAGAAACCAGAGCAACCCCCGAAGCCAAACCCTGCTCAAACGATACACAAGAAGGGCAAAGTTGAGGCTCCAGCACAGCTGCTCGAGCAACTGCAGATTCGTCTGGTACCAACTCAACACGAACAAGTGGGACTAGGCCACTGGAGACAAGGAAAGCGAAGCCGACCGAGTGTCCCAAACGTGGCTCAAATAAGTCTGAACTTGCGCCAGAACCAACTAGAGCTTCTGCCAATTCACCAGTAACCCGAACCCGGCAAGCTGAAAAAGAACGAAATTTCTGACTAGCAGACATGCAGaccagctgggagcccacaccagacaGTCGAGGTAGACCAGAACTCAAACACCTAAGGCCGGCcacacacgtgcagttttaactgacagtTATAACTGTTCAGTTAAAactgtcagttaaaactgcacgtgtgtgGGTATCTCAGTTGCTCATTTCGTCAGTTCAACAGAACTGTACAGTTAAACTGCGACAAATGCAATATTCCATATTTTTAACTGAAAGGAGTAACTGAACTGAACGTGTATGGGGATTCGTAACTGTACAGTTCTCAACTTCTCATTTCTACAGGTGGTAGCGGTGAGTGCAATTTGAGATGGCACGTAAACAAAACCTAGTGATTGTTGAATTCATTGAACTCTATCGATCTGAACCTTGCCTGTGGCAAGTTAAAAGTTAAAAGTTTTCTATTTGCTTGTAGCATTACAAAGAATACACCAAGAGCGGCAAGATCGTACTCCTAGGAATCCATGGTAAAACTGAGggattgaactgtgtgtgtgtgtgtgtgcatttcatttttaactgacgTCAGTTTGAACTGTGACAATTATAACTGAACAGTCATAactgtcagttaaaactgcacgtgtgtgGCCGGCCTAGGAATGAAAGACGCGTCACCATGACCCGGGTCAAGAGCATGAAAACGTTTAGTGACTGATTCAGACCAAACGGGTGGACCCAGAAGCAGTAAACCTGACCCTCCCACTACAACCCCTAACCAATCCCTAGAATCTCGAATGTAAAGGAACGTGCCAGTACGAGTTCTGCAGGTCCTGGGAAATCATGAATGCGCCCGCCGCGAGTGCGAGATGGTCCTGGGACAAAATGGTCATCCAGAAAGAGGGGGCAAGGGATAAACTGGTTCAACTGTGACCGATTAAGAATGAGCCAGAGAATCCCAGTTCAGGCTGGAAAAGGGCAGGAAGCCCACCGAAGAGATGTTTCAGTTTCTCAACCCCCGAAGCCACCCAACCGATGACTTGATGGAGATATGGAGAGGAAGTAATGAGGGTGGTCGTGTGTAgtttagatggttacagtgtaaaGGTTGTTTGTAGATGAAGATGGGTCATATGTCCCGACCCAGAGAGACCCGAGCCCCAGAAAAGAGGCTGGATCCAAACAACTCCATCGAAGGCCGACAGTGACGACCTGAAAAGCCCCAAAATCGCGAGACCAAATGTTGGCAAACCAGGCTGGCTGAACATCCCATCAACGGGCCAACCGCAAAAGGGCCACCACGAACCGAGACGCCACCTTGTGAGCAGAGCGACCACGGCCCCAACCAGACGCTAACTGCTTCTTCCTGTGACTCCTTCAGTCACAGGAAGCACTTTCGGTCCGGCCACTGACTTAACTGATGGCCTGCCCCGATCAACACCCAGGTGCAGCCCCCGCCTGCACAGACCGTCTCACCGAAGAAAGAGAAGGATCAGAATAGGCAACAAGATGTAGTGGCAGAGGACAAAAATTGAGCCACAGCATCCAGAGGgagaaaagggagggagggagaaaggagaGGCGGAAGGCCtctcctttctccctccctcccttttctcCCTCTGGATGCTGTGGCTCAATTTTTGTCCTCTGCCACTACATCTTGTTGCCTATTCTGATCCTTCTCTTTCTTCGGTGAGACGGTCTGTGCAGGCGGGGGCTGCACCTGGGTGTTGATCGGGGCAGGCCATCAGTAAtactcacagggcacttagggaaggctgCCCCAAGAGCATGCAGCTCCTGTATACTTcaggtacacctggccaccacaccataAACAGCAGAGGACACGAAGGTAAACACTGCTTAGAATCTGAGGCCAGAGTCGACGTCCGCCCCTGAGCACATCAGTCAATGaactggatggcttgggtatccCGCTGAGAGTCCAGGGTTTCCCCTCCCCCTCACGAAAGGGGAAAGGGAGCTACGCAGAAAGGCAGCATGGCAGTGGTGTGTGATGTTTGCTCGTTTTCTTAAGTTGCAGGGTGAGTTCTGCCTCCCTGTTCGGTTTTTGGTCGTACTTTTTTACCAAGTGGAGTTTGTtttttatgcctacctttctgggtgccaacgccggtcaatggcagatatggAATGCCCAAAACTACatggggggcttctataggccagtgCTTCCTTTGCCTCTCTGATGGGGGCCAGGTTCAGGCCTTGGTCCCTTGTATACTGAATTCCATCGACTGATGTCCCAGACTAATATATCGcatatcagtccaatagctccagagccgtaggggctccccacagaaaactaaATAAATGTGAGTGTAGCGAGTAAACTTATATTCACttcattatctcatcatcttaatggcataactaattagcactaattacacaagctatagtcctatccctatttacaggtaacggtttttccaccctcctatctcattgtgaggtgtagtcactgtatataagcaagcgatttgagaatagcaaacacgggagacatctcccgcagggtgcagttgcacctccacaactctccagtatcagctattgatactggtaatggctcaaaagggccaccacttacaggctattcatgcccatgccactttttgggtggcttaatcttcatcaatcaatcgaatagcaaacagtacaatttccagtcaagaatatAGCTCTCGGTGTGTACAATTCTAATCGTCTCCAAGACGCTACAACTTCAACACAGAACAGGAagcagactaggaccgcatccagctacaacgctctcccacatgagctctgcgactccggccacactcggcTCTCtgttctgctccaagctccgtctcaacgtctacaacACTGCTGCATCCaggattattaaataaatatgaaactcactaaacactgtgtttctactctacccaacaacgtaatataatcgtacgttacatgaGAAACATTGAAAGTACATCAACAAAGTTATTCCCATGTGGCAACtcaactaattaaaaaaaaaatgcaacgtCTCCAGGCAACTATGGCTAAACTACAAGAGATAGAGACTTTTGTACTTCCTGGGTGTTAATTAACAATACCAAaagaaaaaataatgtttttgAAACAATTTATTTTCGGTGCTCCACAGGAATGTGATggtgcgcagtgcaggggttaatgaacttaatgatatactgtactgtatctgcACGAGGAAAACACTCACAAATCCTTCAGCCACAAGGTACATAACATTAAATTTTGTCTACAGTATCCATAGTCATTGACAACAGGTATCGTAATGTGTTTTACAAAACTATTGGCAACATACAAGTCAGCTTATGAAGTGTTAACTCAGCTCAAATAAGCTaatgaaaaattatatatattttctttataacaAGTATACACCACTTTATTGGATAATttgttatatataaaatttttttgTTAAATATTGTCATTATGTAAACTAGTTATAATTTTTCATAAAGAGTAATTCAATATTGTAGTTATTCCTAAAAGCACACAATTTATTTGATGTATAATATACAataattactgtataataataatacataaatgATGTGAAAGCTCACATACAAGCACACTCATGAATGCATATTGGTAGCCCATAGTGAAAGTTGAGCATGATTTTACCAAGTAGCCAAACTAATCCACAGATAGGAAGTGTTTTACTAAATTGTCCAGTTTTTTTTTCATAAAATGTTTTATCTCTTCAAaagaaatatattatatatttataatctagagaccctagagcagccaaTTTTCTCTtttagcgccttagtgtggcgatccagagaggaaatgctcactgcatccatttttccggcctgccatctgaggagctggaggagttgtacaacttgtgacaagtagccttgcatgtaaccaatgttgtaaccctttttgtgtaatgaaattttaaaatagttagatatatatacacaaatacaaaaagaataggggtggtagaataaaatatcaaagtgttcagtaaggatccacaaggtcttctctgagtactctttattttcttctccgaggctatgggtccctacacttgcaccagaggtggtaccccttatatattttgtttattttatacTTAATGACTTAAtataggtcaaatcacatatgggACAGTGacactttaatatactgtacatacatatatttaataacatatacaCCTTGATTATTAAAGTGCATT includes:
- the LOC123774792 gene encoding zinc metalloproteinase nas-4-like; the encoded protein is MIYMHKFAMLVNKLVVVAWAAVLVGLGTAAPAGGSSLVLMDHTQDSRLQDGRLQDDRLQDGRLQDGRLQDSRLQDSRLQDGRLQDARIQDVRFQDTLPLDDRLQESFSRDNLKPLSDERSNEKEAKKRKKTQGEKEKRYMARYLKKRWPENVIPVMIDKERPPLKEEMVHEGIAMFNKLTCLYFYNTTDTDEYYLRITSRSKDGCFAHLGFQNQDRGFQDANFSPGCFYSISVILHELSHGLGFNHHQSRVDRDEYVTINFTNIGKGKSRSFSKVTGKADYLSTLGLPYQYNSVMHYSIYAFTKGSEFGSTITLNRDFPGEPGKGNGFARIDVASINRYYECWDYYLGDDIPGSVPYADFHAFFMRPKRRRRKSTEALRTWIYRMRNKYSQ